Proteins encoded within one genomic window of Ascaphus truei isolate aAscTru1 chromosome 8, aAscTru1.hap1, whole genome shotgun sequence:
- the MYOZ1 gene encoding myozenin-1 — translation MPLSGTPAPNKRKKSTKIIMEINTSGEGEQESSSLNLGKKISVPRDIMLEELSLLSNKGSKMFKLRKKRVEKFIYENNPDVFSDNSLDHFQKFIPSVGGQIGVGGGGYGLVHSGGRMVSSMSGGQYGSGGHQPPIPPPKPGSKGAAALGQAGGSSSGGKGGGGIDGAGTGGKDGQSGEKGGEGGKQITVFKTYISPWDRAMGAKPQQTTKIGIDLLDFGPKGELCNYKSFNRTAMPYGGYEKASKLMTFQMPAFDSAPMELEPEVVFNQNDRPSFNRTPVGWLGSGEGPNFNIELDVPMDGETDEL, via the exons ATGCCACTATCAGGAACCCCTGCCCCAAACAAGAGGAAAAAGTCTACAAAAATCATAATGGAGATAAATA CTTCAGGAGAAGGAGAGCAAGAGAGTTCCAGCCTAAATTTAGGGAAGAAGATAAGTGTCCCAAGAGATATCATGCTGGAGGAGCTATCATTACTTAGCAATAAAGGATCCAAGATGTTTAAGCTTCGCAAGAAGAGGGTGGAAAAATTCATCTACGAAAACAATCCTGACGTGTTTTCCGACAATTCCTTG GACCACTTCCAGAAATTTATACCATCTGTTGGAGGACAAATAGGTGTCGGAGGAGGTGGCTATGGGTTGGTACACAGCGGTGGACGGATGGTGTCCAGTATGTCGGGGGGTCAGTATGGGTCTGGGGGTCACCAGCCACCCATACCTCCACCAAAGCCAGGGAGCAAAGGCGCTGCTGCTCTTGGTCAGGCTGGTGGCTCTAGCAGTGGTGGAAAAGGGGGTGGAGGAATTGACGGTGCAGGAACAGGAGGAAAAG ATGGCCAGTCAGGTGAGAAAGGAGGTGAAGGTGGGAAGCAGATCACCGTCTTTAAGACCTACATCTCCCCCTGGGACAGAGCAATGGGAGCCAAACCTCAGCAAACAACTAAAATTGGCATCGACTTGCTAGATTTTGGTCCCAAGGGTGAACTGTGCAATTACAAATCATTCAACAG GACTGCAATGCCTTATGGGGGGTACGAGAAAGCATCAAAACTGATGACTTTCCAGATGCCTGCATTCGACTCGGCTCCCATGGAACTTGAGCCTGAGGTTGTCTTCAACCAAAACGATAGACCTTCTTTCAACAGGACCCCAGTTGGATGGCTGGGATCAGGCGAGGGCCCAAACTTCAACATTGAACTAGACGTACCCATGGATGGAGAAACAGACGAGCTCTAA